The following coding sequences lie in one Mucilaginibacter sp. KACC 22773 genomic window:
- a CDS encoding tetratricopeptide repeat-containing sensor histidine kinase, whose product MRLKKHIVDNNGTRGLISAVFFIFLSLPAFAKSHPEVDSIKNLLLPASAYQKNPDTATINKLNKIASGYFKSNPDSAYYYGKKSIELSRKIKYPEGIANGLLETGHVNYFKGNSKQAKQNFDEAITIFKSLHNDKGLSKAYISYGRMYNQLAEYKLALGYLDKARLICLRNQDEPTLTDCYKNIGITYFSKGQLSNALDFYYKGLFIALKNNYITTSAEIYNDIGVVLQNMEVFPNALEYFKKAIQVFEATNNKQAVGTINENIGEVLLAQHKYDEAIVYLLKSLKTAKQQDDKDGLSSVYTDLGMCYAHKNQIPLAKSYLDTSLRIATKYQIVYNQAYASNGYATVYNLLGDYKNAYKYAVDGQAQAIKLGNISVRSNSALQLNKAMAGLGKFEDANRMLNEYISLKNQINDNESIQKLTSYNYELGFAEKKRQLAQQQRERDLIYQQKIKSQRLVNAIFSIIIVGMIVTVGIYYRQKRKQQKINALLEDRNHEILKQKANIDDQAEKLNDLNVLKDRLISILAHDLRAPLSTLRGLFSLLQDDSISHEELLEMIPGVLKKLEYTSDFLDTLLFWINSQMENFEASVKNFSIKGLVSLEIESYHEQAQLKGITLVDSIPANLSAWADPNSIRIVIRNLITNALKFCREGDTIEISATMEDNKRIVVKVKDTGVGMSADQRDKLFKGKVNSKVGTKNESGTGMGMLFCKDLVEKCHGKIWVTSQPGVGTEFMFTLPAVAVATPAEA is encoded by the coding sequence ATCGAACCCCGATAGCGCCTACTATTATGGCAAAAAAAGCATTGAGCTATCGCGCAAAATTAAATATCCGGAAGGTATAGCTAATGGTTTGCTGGAAACCGGGCACGTAAATTATTTTAAAGGCAACTCCAAACAAGCTAAACAAAATTTCGACGAAGCTATAACCATATTCAAAAGCTTACATAACGATAAGGGCCTTAGTAAGGCCTACATTTCGTACGGGCGGATGTATAACCAACTGGCCGAATACAAACTCGCGTTAGGCTATTTAGATAAAGCGCGCCTGATTTGCCTGCGCAACCAGGACGAGCCTACCTTAACAGATTGCTATAAAAACATAGGTATAACATACTTTAGCAAAGGCCAGCTTTCAAATGCGCTCGACTTTTACTACAAGGGCCTTTTTATTGCGTTAAAAAACAACTATATAACAACCTCGGCCGAAATTTATAATGATATTGGTGTGGTATTGCAAAACATGGAGGTGTTTCCAAACGCCCTCGAATATTTCAAAAAAGCTATACAGGTATTTGAGGCCACCAATAACAAACAAGCTGTTGGCACCATAAATGAAAACATTGGCGAAGTACTGCTTGCCCAGCATAAGTACGACGAGGCTATAGTGTATTTATTAAAATCGTTAAAAACCGCCAAACAGCAGGATGATAAAGACGGGCTAAGTTCGGTTTATACAGATCTGGGCATGTGTTATGCGCATAAAAATCAAATTCCGCTTGCCAAATCATACCTGGATACATCGTTACGGATAGCTACAAAATACCAGATTGTTTATAACCAGGCCTATGCTTCAAACGGTTATGCCACTGTTTATAATTTGTTGGGCGATTATAAAAATGCCTATAAATACGCCGTGGATGGGCAGGCGCAGGCTATTAAACTGGGGAATATATCGGTACGCTCAAACTCCGCATTACAACTTAACAAAGCGATGGCCGGCCTTGGTAAATTTGAGGATGCCAACCGGATGCTAAATGAATACATCAGCCTTAAAAATCAAATTAACGATAATGAAAGCATTCAAAAGCTAACGTCATATAATTACGAACTTGGCTTTGCCGAAAAGAAACGGCAACTTGCCCAACAACAACGCGAACGCGACCTGATATATCAACAGAAAATAAAAAGCCAACGCCTGGTTAACGCCATATTTTCTATCATCATTGTGGGCATGATTGTTACTGTGGGTATTTATTACCGGCAAAAACGAAAGCAGCAAAAGATTAACGCCCTTTTGGAAGACCGTAACCACGAGATATTGAAACAAAAAGCCAACATTGACGACCAGGCCGAAAAGCTAAACGATTTAAATGTTTTAAAAGACAGGCTGATATCTATTTTAGCCCATGACCTGCGCGCGCCATTAAGCACACTGCGTGGGCTTTTCAGTTTATTACAGGACGACAGCATCAGCCACGAGGAATTGCTGGAAATGATACCCGGCGTATTAAAAAAGCTGGAATATACTTCTGATTTTCTTGATACCCTGCTATTCTGGATAAACAGCCAAATGGAAAACTTTGAAGCATCGGTAAAAAACTTTTCGATAAAAGGGCTGGTGAGTTTGGAGATTGAGAGCTATCATGAGCAAGCCCAATTAAAAGGTATTACCCTGGTGGATAGTATCCCCGCCAATTTATCCGCCTGGGCCGATCCAAACTCTATCCGCATTGTTATTCGTAACCTGATTACCAATGCGCTTAAATTTTGCCGTGAAGGTGATACCATAGAGATTTCGGCAACGATGGAAGATAATAAAAGAATTGTTGTAAAGGTAAAAGATACCGGGGTAGGCATGTCTGCCGATCAGCGCGATAAACTGTTTAAAGGCAAGGTAAACAGCAAGGTTGGTACCAAAAATGAGTCGGGCACCGGCATGGGCATGCTGTTTTGCAAAGATCTGGTCGAAAAATGCCACGGCAAAATATGGGTGACCAGCCAACCGGGAGTAGGTACCGAATTTATGTTCACACTGCCGGCTGTAGCCGTTGCCACACCGGCCGAGGCATAA